The genomic interval CTCCGGTCGCCCGCTCTCTCCCCTTGTAGGGAGCGCACCCAAAAGCCGTTATAGCTCAGGGGTAGAGCACTTCCATGGTAAGGAAGGGGTCGTCGGTTCAAATCCGACTAACGGCTCAGGAAGTGTCGATAAATTTTGACTTACTATTATATATAAACTATTAATTGAAACTTAGTTAACCATGGCAAAAGAAACCTACCAGCGCGAGAAGCCACATGTAAACATAGGAACGATTGGCCACGTAGACCACGGGAAAACCACGTTGACGGCGGCGGT from Fodinibius salinus carries:
- a CDS encoding GTP-binding protein; protein product: MAKETYQREKPHVNIGTIGHVDHGKTTLTAAV